DNA sequence from the Candidatus Saccharibacteria bacterium oral taxon 488 genome:
TCAAGACCGAAAAGGGCAAGCTGAAGGCGGTGGCTGAAGCTATCAAAGATTATCATAAGCAAGGCCGGCCGGTGTTGGTTGGCTCTGGCTCGATTGCCAAGAACGAGCAGATCGCCAAATATCTGGAAAAAGAAGGCATCAAGTTTGAGATTCTAAACGCCAAGAATAATGAGCGTGAGGCGGCTATCATTGAGAAGGCTGGTGAAAAGGGTGCGATTACACTAGCGACAAACATTGCCGGACGCGGTACCGACATTAAATTGGGCAGGGGCGTCAAGGAGTTAGGTGGACTGGTGGTGATTGGTTCTGAACGGCACGAGTCACGCCGCATTGACAATCAGCTGCGCGGTCGCGGCGGTCGTCAGGGCGACCCGGGCGAGACGCAGTTCTATGTGTCAACCGAAGATGATTTGATGCGAATTTTCCAGGGCGAGCGCATCGCGGCGCTGATGGATCGGCTGGGCGTGGATGAAGATACGCCGATTCAAAATCGTGCTGTGTCAAAGACGTTGGAAGCAGCGCAGAAGCGCGTCGAAGGTTACAACTTTGATACGCGCAAAAATGTTGTTCAGTACGACAACGTGATTAATCGTCACCGCCGTGTGGTCTACACGATGCGGCGAAAAATCCTTGAAGGCGACAATATCCAGCCGGAAATTGAGCGGTTGTTGCGCGACAGAGTCAAAGAGTTAGTGACGCTACCAACCAAGAACAACCCGAAGTTTATCGAGGAATTTACGGCAGCCTTTCCAGTCGATGAGGCGGCCGTGCGCAAGGTTGGCCGCGAGAAAAAGGACCGTCTGCGCCTCCAAAAAGCTCTGAAACTAGCACACCAGGCCTACCGGGAAAAAGATGAAGAAATCGGTACTGAAGAGTTGCGCGGTGTGGAGCGCGAGGTGTATATGGCGGTGCTCGACACCCTGTGGATGCAGCACTTAGAGAATATGCAACACCTACGCGAAGGGATTCACTGGCGCAGCGTTGGGCAGCGCGATCCATTGGTAGAATACCGGGCGGAGTCACAAAAATTGTTCACCAGCCTTCAGGAAAATTTGCGTAACGAAGTTCTGAACACAATTTTTCATATTCATAAATCCGACGCGGTAATCCGCCAGTCGCAGGATGATGAGTATGATACCGAGCTAACGCGCCTAGCGGAAAGCGCAGTTGAGCGTGGTGTTAATGAAGTTGGTGCGGGCGAGGAAAATCGCGACGGTGACTTTTCAGTGAAAAAGGGTAAATCTAACGCTGAGTCGAACCGTGCCAAAAACCAAGCACGCAAGAAGAAAAAAGCACAGCGCCAAAACCGCAAAAAGAACCGCAAATAAATCTAAAACCGGTGGGCAGAGAGCGACAGACAGATGAAACATACGGTCAAAGAAATAAAATTGAAAAACGGTGCGAAAGGCCTGTTTATTGACGTGCCGGACGCGACAGTGATGAGCTTTCAGGTGCAGTTTCGGGCGGGCAACCGCTACGTCCGCGACGAGGATATCTACGAGACGGCGCACATCATGGAGCACATGGCATTCGGGGCGAATGAGAAGTTTCGTTCGGAGCACGCGTATGAGCAGGAGTTTACCAAGAATGGCGCCTATCATAATGCGTTCACCTCTGATTATTCAATGGTGTACGAGGCGGCCTGCGCGGATTTTGAATGGGATCGGATTTTGGAATTACAGCGGCTGGCAATTACTACGCCGCGCTTTAATGCTGAAGAATTAGAGGCCGAGAAGGGTAATGTTCGGAGCGAGCTGACCGGCTATCTCAATAACCACAACCGCGTGATGTGGCCGCGGGTGCAGCAAGCACTGGGCGAGGATATTTTGACGTATAATCAGCGACTGAAAACGATTGACGCGATTACCCTAAAAGACATCAAGGAGCACCATCGGCGGACGCATACGCTCAATAATATGCGGTTTGTGGTGGCTGGTAAGTTGATTGGGCGGATGGCGACAATTCGTGAATCGCTGGAGCAGTGGCAGCTAGAGCCGGGCGAGCGGTTTACCATCCCGCACGATAACCTGTCGAGTGCCGCACCGATTTTTATCCGCCGCAAGGAGGCTTCGAATCTAACATTTGGCTGGTCGATGAATCTGCCACGTGAGCTGAGCGATGAGGATTCTGACGCTATGGGCTGCTTGAATCATATTTTGACCGGGACGATGAGCTCGCGGATTTTCGGGGCGGCGCGCAAGAAAGGGCTGGCTTACGGCGTGTTCAGCGACACTTCGGTCGGGTTTTATGATTCGGCGTGGGACTTTGGCGGCCAGGTCAACCTCGAGACAGCAGAGGCACTGTTCGATATCATCGTGCGCGAACTGCGCCGAGTGCTGAACGGGACGATCACCTCGGAGGACATCGAGAATGCCAAGTCGTATGCGCTGGGCCGCTATCAGATGGGGGCACAAACGGTGGCACAGGTCAGCAATTTTTATACCGGGCGTTATTTTGCCGATGATTTCGTCAAGGATTACGAGGGCGTACCGACAGCAATTTTGGCGGTGACCGCTGATCAGATCGTTCGGGTGGCACGAGAGTTTTTTGCAGCAAATACCTGGGTGCTTGCTGGCGTGAGTAGCGGCGATAAAGAACTGCTCGGGCGACTACAGGAGAAGCTTGAGGGGCTGTTTTAGTAGTGCTCAATGCTATAATGAAACCATGAAGATTATTATCGCTGGCTATGGTCTTGAGGGTATATCAAGTTTGAGATATTTTCAGCAGGCTTTTCCTGATGCTGAGTTTGTCATTGCTGATCAGAAAGCGGTTGAGAGTGCGCCGGATGATGTGGCGGTGCGGACTGGCGAGTCAGTGTTCGCCGAGCAGCTGCAGGATGCCGACATGGTGGTGCGAGCACCGGGTGTGCCGCCGCGGCTACTCAAAACGTCGGGTAAAATATGGTCGGCGACCAATGAGTTTTTCGACAAATGTCCAGCGCCAATTATCGGTGTGACAGGGACGAAAGGCAAGGGTACGACCTGTAGTCTGATCGCGGCGATCTTGCGGGCGGCGGGTCAGACGGTGCATTTGGTGGGGAATATTGGTGTGCCGGCACTGGACGCGCTACCGAAGATCACAAAGGACGATTTCGTTGTCTATGAACTATCGAGTTTTCAGCTGTGGGATCTCGAGAAATCGCCAACCATTGCCGTGGTATTGATGATCGAGCCGGACCATTTGGAGGTGCATGCGGGTTTTGCCGAGTACCTTGATGCCAAGAAAAATATTCGTCGTCATCAGAGTGTTGTTGATACGTGTTTATATCATCCAACGAATAAATACTCACGGGAGGTAGCCACCACGCCGCTTGATAGGCCGTTGTATGGGTGTGACTGCGAGACATGTAGTGAATATTGCGGAGGTGATGCGTTAAATTTCGCGCAGCGCTACGCCGTTCCCGATGATGGTCAAGTATATGTCCGAGATGGTTACTTCTGCGTGCAAGATCGGCGGATTTGTCGCACTGATCACTTGCGGCTACCGGGCGCACACAACCTTGAGAACGCCTGTGCGGCGATGAGCGCGGTGACAGAATTGCCGATCACAGTGACCGACGAGCAGTACGCGGCTGGACTAGAGAGTTTTACGGGATTGCCACATCGATTAAAATTCGTTGCTGAGAAAAACAGTGTGAAGTATTACGATGACAGTATCGCTACCACGCCGGGCAGTGCCATCGCGGCGCTGCGGGCGTTTGAGGCGCCGAAAGTGCTGGTCGTCGGCGGGTACGACAAGGGGGCGGATTATGATGAAATGGCTGTGGAGATTACCAGACAAGCGGTGCGGGCGGTGATCATTATCGGGGCAAATGCGGCGAAGATTGAGCAGTCACTGCGTCAAGCATCGGTCACGGCGACGATGGTAGCGCTCGGCCAGACAACGATGGTGGATGTCGTCGCTCAAGCCAATCAATTATCTCGCCCAGGTGATGTTGTCATCCTCAGCCCGGCGGCCGCTAGCTTTGGGATGTTCAAAAATTACGTCGACCGCGGTGAGCAATTTGTGGCGGCGGTGGAGAAGCTTTATCCCTGATACACCTCAGGCTTCAACACTCCGATATACGGTAGGTTTCGGTATTGTTGGCGGAAGTCTAGGCCGTAGCCGACGACGAATTCGTTGGGGACGGACAGGCCGACGTAATCTGCGGCGACGTTGGCGATACGTCGTTCGGGCTTGTCGAGCAGTGAGCAGACTTTGACTGAGGCTGCACCGCGACCAGAGAATAATTCCAGCAATTTTTCCAACGTTCGGCCGGTATCGACGATGTCCTCAACCAGTAGAATATGCCGTTCGGTAACGTCGCTATCAATGTCTTTGAGAATGGTGACCGCGCCGGATGATTCAGTCGCGTCGCCGTAGCTAGAGACGTCAATGAAATCGATTTCCATATAGCAATCCATGGCGCGCACCAGATCGATCATGAACGGCGCCGCACCGCGCAGGACGCCGATGACCAGCGGATTCTTGTCGCGGTATTCGCTGGTCAGCTCTCGGCCCAGCCGCGCCACTGCATTGTTAATTTGCTCAGTAGTCACGAGGATTTTAGCAATGTCTTGATTCATTAGGATAAGTATAACAATTAGCTAGCAAAATCGCTAATCCGCTTGGCGATAATTGCAGTGGGTTCAAGAATGCGGCATTGCGGAAAAAGGCGTTGTAACCGCCTCTTAATTGCCAGATAATGCGTGCAGCCTAGAGCAATAACATCGCTGCCGTCCGCAACACTGGCCGATACTTCATCAAGCACAATATCGTCGGCCAAACCTTGATCAATCATCTGCGCCCACGCACGGGTGTCTGGCGTATCGATGCGAACGCCAGCAGCATATTCACTGATAAGCGCGCGCAGACGCTGGCTGTGTTTGGTGGCGTTTGTCGCCAGCAGGGTAATACGATGCGATTTGGTCAAAGCGGCGGCCGATTTGATCATCGGTTCAAAGCCGATAAAGCATACATCTGGGTAACGTTGCCGCAGCGAGCTAATCGCGTTAGTCGTGGCGGTATTGCATGCTATAACAATAATGTCGCATGATAGTATCGGCTGGATAGCGGTATCAGTCAGTGTGATAATTTCTTCTGACGAGCGATTACCGTACGGTGCATGCTTTCTATCAATGACTGTAGTATATGTATGCTGCGGCAGCAATTTTTCCAGTCTTTTCGCTACTAATTTGCCGCCAGTTCCCGTATCGAATATGCCGATCTTCATACAAAAAGTATAGCAAAATTGTTACAATGGTATCTATGCAGCCACTCAAAAAACACATCCAAACCCTGCAGTCAGAAGTAGAACAGGCCAAGGCGACGCTGGATTTTGCGGCATTGGAGCAGGAGCTGGCGGCGCTGGATGAGCGGCTTAATCAGCCGGAGATTTGGCATAATCCGGACGAGGCGCAGGTGCTGGCCAAAAAGGCGGCTAGCCTGCGCCAGACAGTTGAGCCGTGGCAGACGCTCGGGGTGCAGCTGGCGGATATCGCTGAGTTGATGGAGCTGGGTGACGATGATCTGCTGCCGGAGTTTGAAGCGCAAATATCAGCATTGGAGCAGGAATTTGCTCGGCGCAAGACTGATTTGCTGTTCAGCGGCCCGTATGACAACCGCGAGGCGGTGGTGCGGATTTCGGCTGGCGTAGGCGGGCTGGATGCTCAGGATTTCGCGGCCATGCTGGAGCGGATGTATCTGCGCTGGGCGGAGAAGTCGGGGATGAAAGTCGACACACTGGAGCGCTCGACCAATGATGATGCGGGAATAAAGACAGCGGTGTTGGAGATTTCTGGGCCGTTTGCCTATGGAAAATTACGCTCAGAGAACGGCGTGCATCGGCTGGTGCGCCTCAGTCCGTTTAATGCTGATAATTTGCGCCAGACTAGCTTTGCACTGGTGGAAGTGCTGCCAAAAATTGATACGCCGGATGAAATTGCAATTGACCCGAGTGATCTGAGGATTGATGTGTATCGCTCGGGCGGCAAGGGCGGCCAGGGCGTAAATACCACTGATTCGGCGGTGCGGGTGACACATGTACCGACGGGCATTACGGTGGCGATCCAGAATGAGCGCTCGCAGATTCAGAATAAAGAAACGGCGCTGAAGATTTTGCGCTCCAAGTTGCTGGCGATGAAGCTGGAGCAGCATGCTGAAACCCTGTCTGACCTCAGGGCTGGTGAGTCAGCTAACTGGGGCAGTCAGATCAGAAATTACGTCCTGCATCCGTACACGCTGGTCAAAGACACCCGCACCAAGCACGAGAACCGCAACGCCCAGGGCGTGCTGGACGGGGATGTTGATGAGTTTATGACGGCTTATTTGCGTGAATCGCGTGGCTGACGGAAGACAGCAATGGTGATCATCACGGCAAAGGCGATAAGGCTGATGACCATGACGGACAGGAAATGTACGCCAAATGGCCAAGCAGTTTGCCTGACAAGAACGTCGATCGGATATTTTCGGTTGGTGTCATCGCCGATGATGTAATAGAGCCACGCGCATGTACCCACCAGAAAGCACACCATGGCGAGGCCGTACCATACCAATGCTGACGTGTGGCGTGCGAGCCACTTGTTACTATCGGTAATTGCCTTGTTCTGCCAGCGGTTGGTGCCGATAAGCGTATAAAGCGGCAAGGCGAGACAGCCAGTAGCCAGGAGTAGCCCAGTTGCAGTGTACATGATATATACGAAAATACTGCTGTGTTGTGCTATGTCTTGTAGTAGCGTGACGTGGGGTGTGAGGAATAGGCATATGAGCGTGGCGCCAAGTGACATGACCATAAGTAGCGCCAATAGTCGCAAGCCAATCTCCAGTATCCTATAGGTGTGCCGTACGGGTTGCGCTGACTCATCAGGCGATTGCCCCACGAGCTGTCGTAGCCCCCGTCCAAGACAATATATACCCCAGACAATGCTGATAAACAGGAGTAGACCGCCAGTTAGGAAGAGTGGCCAGCGTAGAGCGTTAGCAGTTTGTCCAGGCGCCTCGCAACATGACCATGTATCTTGCGGTCGCGCCGCGTCAAACGTATCTGGCAGGAATGGCACGCTGATATTACTGATAATTATTAATCCGACCCCGATGATACTGAGGGCGATAAACATGATACTGAGGCGATTGAGTAATGTAGCTGAGGTTTTCATATACCTAGTGTAGCATGGTTCGTCGCGCTAATTCGCACCATCCTAAAAAATCTGCTATACTAGTGGAAATGATTTTGTTAGATAGGGTTACCAAAACATATGGCAAGGACAACAAGCCGGCCTTGAACCGGGTGAGTGTTCATGTCAAGCCGGGCGAGTTCGTGATTTTGGTCGGGACATCGGGAGCGGGGAAGTCGACGCTACTCAAGCTGCTGACCCGCGAGGAAAAGCCGACTGGTGGTAAGATTGTCGTCGGTGGGATTGACTACGATACGCTCAAGGACAAGCACATCCCGTTGCTGCGCCGAAAAATTGGCGTGGTGTTTCAGGATTTCAAGCTTTTGCCAAATCGAACGGTGTTTGAAAATGTGGCTTTTGCACTGGAGATTGCTGGCATGACCAACCGCGAGATTAAATCAACGGTGCCAAAGGTGATCGAGCTGGTGGGGCTGAAAGGTAAGGAAAAGAATTTCCCAAACCAACTGTCTGGCGGTGAGCGCCAACGGGTGGCGATTGCCCGGGCAGTGGTTCGGCAGCCAAAGATCTTGATCGCTGACGAGCCGACTGGTAACCTTGACCCAAAGCATAGCTGGGATATTGTGCGCTTGCTGGAAAAAATTAACAAATACGGCACCACGGTGCTGCTGACCACGCACAATGTCGATATTGTCAATAAGCTCAAACGCCGGGTGATCACCATTGATCACGGTAAAATCACCTCTGATCAAGCCAAGGGGAGTTACAAACAATGACCGATATCTCACGTAAAGCCGCCGCCAAGGCGCGCGTCGATCCTAAAGTTCTCAAGCGCACGCGGCAGCGTCGCCGTCGGGTGCTGACGTTCTGGCGAATGTGCCGGTATGGTATCAATAATTTTAGCCGTAATACCTGGCTGACGATCGCAGCGACTGCGGTGATGGCGGTGACGCTGCTCATTATTGCCGTTACTATGGCTGCTCGCCAGGTGCTGGTTGACTCGGTCGATACAATTTCGCGCAAGTCCGATATGTCGATTTTCCTCAAAGGTTCAACCGAGCAAAAGGTGATCGACGAGCTGACATCGCGCCTGAGCAAGCTCCAGAATGTCGAAAAGGTGACGTATATCTCGGCAGAGCAGGCGCGTCAGGAGCAAATCGAGAAGTATAAGAATGATCCAGCAACTCTCGAGGCGATCAAGGAATCAAGTAACGAAATGCCAGCATCGCTTCGGGCTTCGCTCAAGGATTTAAACGATCAGCGGGCACTGATTGAGTTTACGAAGCATGACGAGCTGTATAAGAAGCACAAAGATCCGACCAAAGAACCGTCGTTCATCGGTGATCGGCGTGAGGCGATCAACGCCATCGGTGACTGGGTGCGGTTTGCCAGTATTGCCGGCTCGATCGCTACGGTGGTGTTTGTGGTTATTTCGTCGCTGGTGGTGTTTAACACTATCAGGATGGCAATTTTTAACCGTAAAGACGAGATCCAGATGATGAAACTGATCGGCGCTGATCGTGGGTTTATTCGCGGGCCATTTATCGTCGAGGCAGTTATGTATGGATTTATCGCGGCGCTGGTGGCCTCAGGAGTCGGCTATTTGTTGTTGTTCTCGGCGCATGACAAGCTGGCGGTGCGGCTGCCGATGGATAATTTGATGAATATTGGCACCACGTATGCCGGACTGGTGGTGTTGGCGATGATCATGATCGGTGCGGTGATCGGTATCGTCTCGTCATTGATTGCGACGCGCAAATACTTAAAATTATAAGTTATTTTGTCGCTGACCCCTGAATATTTACTGAGCCAAGGCGCTTGACGTCCATATGTCGCTTGTGCTAAAATAAAAAGCAATGAAGATACGGTCCACCACACCAGTTTCGACATCACGAGCCACACGGGCAGCTCTCGTGGCGGTTAGTGCTGTTGTTTTGGGCGCTGGCGTGTTCCAGCTCGGCCCACACGTATTCGCGCGTGACTATGAAGCGGAAATTAACGCTCTCAACCAACAGGCGCAACAGGCGCAGAACGAGGCCAATCGTCTCGGGACGATGGCAGCGACGCTGGAGGAAGAGCTGGGGCGCATTAACGCGCAGATTGATTCGATTCGGGCGGAAATTGCCAAGAGCCAGCAAAAGCACGACACGCTGGTTGCCGAAATTGCTAAGAACAAGCTAGCGATTGAAAAAAATCGTAAAGTCATGGGTAAAATCTTGTCGGATATTTACCTCGATGATCAGATTTCACCGCTCGAGATGCTGGCGAGCTCCAAATCAATCGGCGATTATGTCGATAAGCAGGAGCAGCGTAGTAGTTTGCGATCATCGCTGAACGATAAGATCAAGGAAATTAAGGCGCTGCAGGCGAAGTTAGAAGAGAATAAAAAGTCAGTTGAGAATGTGCTCAAAGACCAGAAAGCTCAGCAGTCGCAACTAGCGTCCAAGCAAGCAGAGCAGGCTAAGCTGGTTAATGACACCAAGAATGACCAAAATGCCTACGCGGCCCTGGCGACGCAGCGGAATAACCAAGCAGCGAAACTGCGCGAAGAGCAGCTTAGAGAAAACAAGAGGCGATTTATCATTGGGGCTGGATCTGCGGGGACTGGCGGATATCCAAGTGCTTGGGCGAATGCACCGCTAGATGCTTACGTCGATCCATGGGGCCTATATACGCGTGAGTGCGTGAGCTATGTGGCGTGGAAGATCCACAGTACCGGTCGGTTTGTGCCACACTTTGGTGGGGCTGGTAACGCTAATCAGTGGCCATCAACAGCGGCGCGATACGGCATCCAGAGCGGTTCGACGCCAAAGGCTGGTGCGGCTGCAGTATCAATGGCGGGTCAATATGGTCATGTTATGTATGTCGAGTCGGTTAATGGTGATGGCACAATTACGGTAAGTGACTATAATAGAGGATGGGATGGTTTGTATCGTGGACCTGATGCCCCTGGATCTAGAATGTCGGCCTCTGGGCTTATATATATATATTTCTAGTTATATGTGACAAACGAATAAAGCCCTCGCATCAGCGGGGGTTTTTGTGTACAATAGATATATGACAGAGCAACGGAGGGTAGGAACGCGGGCTCGCTTGTTTTTGGGCGGGCTGCTGATCGCGATTGTGAGTTTTGCGGCCGGGACGCGGTCGGATCTGATCGTGGCGCAGGTCGGGTCGCTGTTTGGTCTCAGAACAGCAACGGGGTCGCTGGATTTATCAGCGGTGCAGCGCGTGTACCGTGAGCTAAAGGCTCATTATGACGGTAATTTGGATGAGCAAGCACTTACGCGTGGGGCGGCGCGCGGTATGGTGGCAGCGACGGGCGATCCGCACACGGCGTACATGGATCCGGATGAAGCCAAGGAGTTTGAGAAGAACTTGTCGGGCAATATTGGTGGCGGTATCGGGGCGGAAATTGCCAAGCGGCATAACGTGCCGACGATCATCCGGCCGCTAAAGAATAGCCCAGCCGAAAAGGCGGGCGTCAAAGCTGGTGATGCCATCGTCAAGGTCAATGACACGGTGGTGACTAATATGCCGGTTGATCAAGTGGTGCAGCGTATTCGTGGCGACGTTGGCACGACGGTCAAGTTGGTGCTGTCGCGTGGCGGCGAGCGTAAAGATATAACGGTGACACGCGAGGAGGTCGTCGCGCCGGCTGCCGAGTGGAAGGTTGATGGTGAGATTGGTATTTTGACGGTCAGTCGCTTTAATGATGACACCGGCAAGCAAGCGCGCCAAGCCGCCGAGGAGTTTCGCTCGGCAGGTGTTAGGAAAGTCATCCTCGACCTTCGAGGAAATCCTGGCGGTACGGTGGCGGCCGCACAGGCGTTAGCGGGGTTGTGGCTCAATCATGAGGTGGTAATGACCCAACGGCGCGGTGAGCAGGTTATCTCGACGGAGAAATCGACCGGCCAGCCGCTTCTCGGTGATATCAAGACGGTTGTGTTGATTAACGGTGGTAGTGCCAGCGCCAGCGAGATCGTGGCGGGGGCGCTCAAGGATCACGGCAAGGCGACGCTGGTTGGCGAAAAAACTTATGGCAAGGGCAGTGTGCAGCGGCCGATTGATCTCGCGGATGGCTCGGTTCTAAAAGTGACCGAGGCGCGCTGGTATACGCCGCATGGCAAGAATATTGACAAGTCGGGTATCGAGCCAGATATTAAGGTCGAGATGACGGCTGGGGCGGCAGATAATGGACGCGATCCACAATTGGAAAAAGCAAAGAGTGTATAGGCTCAAAAGGGGAGGGTAACGATATGCAACACAGGAAAAAAATACTATTGGTTGAAGACGATACAGCACTGGCGGCAGTCTATCGGTCGCGGCTGGAGCTGGAGGGCTTTGAGATTCGTGAGGTGCATAATGGTGAGGACGCGCTGTCGGCAACGGTGGCGTTTCGGCCGGATCTGATCGTACTGGATGCTATGATGCCGAAAATTAGCGGCTTTGACGTGCTCGATATCCTGCGCAATACGCCAGAAACGACCAACGTGCGGGTGATCATGCTGACGGCGCTCAGCCAGCAGAAAGACCGAGAGCGGGCAGAGGCGCTGGGCGTGGATGAATACCTCGTCAAGTCACAGGTGGTGATCGGCGATGTGGTAGCGCGAGTGAAGCATCATTTGGGCATGTCGCAGTCGTTTGAAAACTAGGTTGGGCCATCCCCGCGTAGGTAGTTTGCTATAATAAGGGCGTGGAATGGTTGCCAAAAATTACCGAAGATACGCTGACAGTACTACGCCGGCCGGTCTCGTTGGCAGAAGCGAGGGAGTATCGGCGGCGTATGGGACTTTCTCGTTGGTCGCTGGGGTTTGATACGTCGCTAGCCGACATGGCGGTGCTGGCGGTCGTGTGGGTTATCTTTTGTATCGGACTTGCTGTTTTGATGTCACTTGTGCCGCACTGGCTCGTTTTGGTGGTGATGATTGGTATATTGGCCACCACGTCAATGATTGTCTTTTTCCGCGCCTCAAGGCGGGCGATACGTCGGCATATACGAATGGCTGACTTTGCGTCTTGTTGTGGATTGGAATATGATCCAGTCGGTAAAGCTGACACAATCGGCCTTGGTCTATTGTTTGATGTCGGCTATTCGCGGCATTATCGCGGCGTGTTGTCGTATGGACGCGACGGACAGCGACTACTGGAAGTCGGTCGTTACGAATATACGGTTGGTAGCGGTAAACAGCGGCGGACGTATACCTGGTACTACGCTGGGATGCGCCTACCTCGCAGGGTGCCGCACTTGGTGCTGGACTCGAAATCCAATGACGGAATCGTGATGGGCAAGGCGCTGATCAGTAATTTGCCGGTGGTGATTTCGAACAGTCAGCGCATCAGTCTGGAGGGCGATTTTGATACGTATTTCACACTATACGCGCCAAAGCAGTATGATGTTGATGTGCGCTACGTACTGACGCCGGATGTTATGGCGGCGCTGGTTGACAAGTCATCTTGTTTCGATGTCGAGCTGGTAGATGATATGGCGTTTTTCTATGCCCTGCAGGGCGAGACACCTGATAATCAAGTGCTCGGTGACATATTTACGGCGTTGGCAGTCGTGGGTCGTGAGCTACATGACCAGATTGATGGGTACGCTGACGACCGTGTCGAAGGTGCGCGTTACAGTAATAAAATTGCAGAGCAAGGCAAGCGGCTGAAAAAACGAACGCGACCAGCGGCGCTGTGAACAAGATGATACTTGACTAGCCGACGCAAACCTGAGTTCGCCGCTCAGTTTTGCCGGTGAATTTGGTTTTCTTGACCTGTTTGAAGGTGACGACGCCAGACTTAGCGGCGTGGATAGTGTAGTTGCGGCTCATGTACGCGCCCTCGCCAGCGATTTTTGTGGCGCCTGTTTGGCGGACGAGTACCTCGCCAGCGTTGACTTTTTGGCCGCCGAAGCGCTTGACGCCGAGGCGTTGGCCAGGGTTGTTGTGGATGTTCTTACTTGAGCCACCAGCTTTGACTTTTGACATTGAAACTCCTTAAATTTTCTAAACCTAATCTGTACCAGTATAAGTGACGGCTGATAAAAAGTCAAGGGGCTTTACTTGATTAGCCAAGTGTTATATAACTAGGGGCTATGAACGAGCAGAATATGACGACAATGGAAGCTATTTTCAACAGACGAGTGGATAGAAGAACGGTACTACTGGGTGGCTTGGGCACCGTTGG
Encoded proteins:
- the secA gene encoding preprotein translocase subunit SecA, with the protein product MTQQKALSKIFGDPQKKILKRLRKQVDVINGLSEKYETMSDKELRAQTEALKKRLTKKNVTLDTILPDAFAVAREAAKRVIGERPYDVQLIGGMVLHEGNVAEMKTGEGKTLVATLPTYLNALEEKGVHVVTVNDYLAQRDAGWMGQVYDFLGLTTGVIINEASFIYDKEYDNEHHDDPRMRKLRPVTRKEAYAADITYGTNNEFGFDYLRDNMVNDVDLLRQRELNFAIVDEVDSILIDEARTPLIISAPAAENPDNYYTFAKVASKLVPDDYVLDEKRRSVALTDEGVEKVQKLLGIKNLYTPDHVRSVYHMDQALRAQTLFKRDKDYVVTNDGEVIIVDEHTGRLMQGRRYNEGLHQAIEAKEGVPVLEESMTLATVSFQNYFRLYNKLSGMTGTAFTEAEEFQQIYSLDVIQIPPNKPVIRDDKEDLIFKTEKGKLKAVAEAIKDYHKQGRPVLVGSGSIAKNEQIAKYLEKEGIKFEILNAKNNEREAAIIEKAGEKGAITLATNIAGRGTDIKLGRGVKELGGLVVIGSERHESRRIDNQLRGRGGRQGDPGETQFYVSTEDDLMRIFQGERIAALMDRLGVDEDTPIQNRAVSKTLEAAQKRVEGYNFDTRKNVVQYDNVINRHRRVVYTMRRKILEGDNIQPEIERLLRDRVKELVTLPTKNNPKFIEEFTAAFPVDEAAVRKVGREKKDRLRLQKALKLAHQAYREKDEEIGTEELRGVEREVYMAVLDTLWMQHLENMQHLREGIHWRSVGQRDPLVEYRAESQKLFTSLQENLRNEVLNTIFHIHKSDAVIRQSQDDEYDTELTRLAESAVERGVNEVGAGEENRDGDFSVKKGKSNAESNRAKNQARKKKKAQRQNRKKNRK
- the murD gene encoding UDP-N-acetylmuramoyl-L-alanine--D-glutamate ligase, with protein sequence MKIIIAGYGLEGISSLRYFQQAFPDAEFVIADQKAVESAPDDVAVRTGESVFAEQLQDADMVVRAPGVPPRLLKTSGKIWSATNEFFDKCPAPIIGVTGTKGKGTTCSLIAAILRAAGQTVHLVGNIGVPALDALPKITKDDFVVYELSSFQLWDLEKSPTIAVVLMIEPDHLEVHAGFAEYLDAKKNIRRHQSVVDTCLYHPTNKYSREVATTPLDRPLYGCDCETCSEYCGGDALNFAQRYAVPDDGQVYVRDGYFCVQDRRICRTDHLRLPGAHNLENACAAMSAVTELPITVTDEQYAAGLESFTGLPHRLKFVAEKNSVKYYDDSIATTPGSAIAALRAFEAPKVLVVGGYDKGADYDEMAVEITRQAVRAVIIIGANAAKIEQSLRQASVTATMVALGQTTMVDVVAQANQLSRPGDVVILSPAAASFGMFKNYVDRGEQFVAAVEKLYP
- the hpt gene encoding hypoxanthine phosphoribosyltransferase; the protein is MNQDIAKILVTTEQINNAVARLGRELTSEYRDKNPLVIGVLRGAAPFMIDLVRAMDCYMEIDFIDVSSYGDATESSGAVTILKDIDSDVTERHILLVEDIVDTGRTLEKLLELFSGRGAASVKVCSLLDKPERRIANVAADYVGLSVPNEFVVGYGLDFRQQYRNLPYIGVLKPEVYQG
- a CDS encoding glutamate racemase; this translates as MKIGIFDTGTGGKLVAKRLEKLLPQHTYTTVIDRKHAPYGNRSSEEIITLTDTAIQPILSCDIIVIACNTATTNAISSLRQRYPDVCFIGFEPMIKSAAALTKSHRITLLATNATKHSQRLRALISEYAAGVRIDTPDTRAWAQMIDQGLADDIVLDEVSASVADGSDVIALGCTHYLAIKRRLQRLFPQCRILEPTAIIAKRISDFAS
- a CDS encoding peptide chain release factor 2, which gives rise to MQPLKKHIQTLQSEVEQAKATLDFAALEQELAALDERLNQPEIWHNPDEAQVLAKKAASLRQTVEPWQTLGVQLADIAELMELGDDDLLPEFEAQISALEQEFARRKTDLLFSGPYDNREAVVRISAGVGGLDAQDFAAMLERMYLRWAEKSGMKVDTLERSTNDDAGIKTAVLEISGPFAYGKLRSENGVHRLVRLSPFNADNLRQTSFALVEVLPKIDTPDEIAIDPSDLRIDVYRSGGKGGQGVNTTDSAVRVTHVPTGITVAIQNERSQIQNKETALKILRSKLLAMKLEQHAETLSDLRAGESANWGSQIRNYVLHPYTLVKDTRTKHENRNAQGVLDGDVDEFMTAYLRESRG
- the ftsE gene encoding cell division ATP-binding protein FtsE, which produces MEMILLDRVTKTYGKDNKPALNRVSVHVKPGEFVILVGTSGAGKSTLLKLLTREEKPTGGKIVVGGIDYDTLKDKHIPLLRRKIGVVFQDFKLLPNRTVFENVAFALEIAGMTNREIKSTVPKVIELVGLKGKEKNFPNQLSGGERQRVAIARAVVRQPKILIADEPTGNLDPKHSWDIVRLLEKINKYGTTVLLTTHNVDIVNKLKRRVITIDHGKITSDQAKGSYKQ